A stretch of the Persephonella sp. genome encodes the following:
- a CDS encoding agmatine deiminase family protein — translation MEKYRVPAEWEKHYGTITTYPQAYETFFDRLENAKNTFVQMVKLISEGEKVFINVNDENTKEELENKLKKMDANQKNIQIFINPTNDAWCRDYCPIFVKNSQIKALKFRFNAWGNKYPYQLDDEAGRKITEFLGIDRTDIDMVLEGGSIDINGKGCLITTESCLLNPNRNPDMSKEDIEKALKKYLGVKKILWLGEGIVGDDTDGHVDDITRFVKEDTILTVIEKDKTDPNYEPLMENFNRLKSFTDTDGKPFKIITLPMPEPVYYKYPDKEEEERLPASYANFYIANRYVIVPVYNCPQDEVALDIIQKVFPDRKVVGLYAYDIVVGLGAFHCLTMQVPA, via the coding sequence ATGGAAAAATACAGAGTCCCTGCCGAATGGGAAAAGCATTACGGAACAATAACCACATACCCACAGGCTTATGAAACATTTTTTGATAGACTGGAGAATGCCAAAAATACTTTTGTCCAGATGGTTAAGTTAATCTCAGAAGGAGAAAAAGTTTTTATAAATGTTAATGACGAAAACACTAAAGAAGAACTTGAAAATAAATTAAAGAAAATGGATGCCAACCAGAAAAATATCCAAATATTTATAAATCCTACTAATGATGCATGGTGCAGGGATTACTGTCCTATTTTTGTGAAAAATAGTCAGATAAAGGCTCTAAAATTCAGATTCAATGCATGGGGTAATAAATATCCATACCAGCTTGATGATGAGGCTGGCAGAAAAATAACAGAGTTCTTGGGAATAGATAGGACAGATATTGATATGGTTTTAGAAGGGGGTTCCATAGATATAAACGGCAAAGGCTGCCTAATAACTACAGAAAGTTGTCTGTTAAATCCAAATAGAAATCCAGATATGAGTAAAGAGGACATAGAAAAGGCTTTAAAGAAATATCTGGGAGTAAAAAAAATCCTCTGGCTCGGTGAAGGGATAGTTGGAGATGATACAGATGGTCATGTGGATGATATAACCAGATTTGTAAAGGAAGATACAATTTTAACTGTGATAGAAAAAGATAAAACAGACCCAAATTATGAACCTTTGATGGAAAACTTTAACCGTTTAAAAAGTTTTACAGATACAGATGGAAAACCATTTAAGATAATTACCCTTCCTATGCCTGAGCCTGTTTATTACAAATATCCGGATAAGGAAGAAGAAGAGAGGTTACCAGCTTCTTATGCTAATTTTTACATAGCAAATAGATATGTGATTGTGCCTGTTTATAACTGTCCGCAGGATGAAGTTGCCCTTGATATTATTCAAAAGGTTTTCCCAGACAGAAAAGTTGTTGGGCTTTATGCTTATGATATAGTAGTTGGTCTTGGTGCATTTCATTGTTTAACAATGCAGGTGCCGGCATGA
- a CDS encoding SH3 domain-containing protein → MKKILLILFIITMGLIDAYLAKQLLLDPIGRQFAHYKNQISTLKNSKPEEKSPQDFIKEIIKKADKKNPNLAKSQQSVEKKIQGKNVSDNLRASQNMLMAMEFTKMREKPDIKSKVVAIVRKGAIVRVIDQKGRHWKKIIYKSGGDVYEGWVDDRFFKPKEFQ, encoded by the coding sequence GTGAAAAAGATATTGTTGATTCTATTTATAATAACGATGGGTCTGATTGATGCTTATCTTGCGAAACAGTTACTCTTAGATCCAATTGGAAGACAGTTTGCTCATTACAAAAATCAGATATCTACATTAAAAAACTCTAAGCCCGAAGAAAAATCTCCACAGGATTTTATAAAAGAAATTATAAAAAAAGCAGATAAAAAGAACCCAAATCTTGCTAAGAGTCAACAAAGTGTAGAAAAGAAAATTCAGGGAAAAAATGTATCAGATAATTTACGTGCTTCTCAAAATATGCTTATGGCAATGGAATTTACCAAAATGAGAGAAAAACCAGATATCAAATCAAAAGTTGTGGCAATTGTAAGAAAAGGGGCAATAGTTAGAGTAATTGACCAAAAAGGGAGGCACTGGAAAAAAATTATTTATAAATCCGGTGGGGATGTTTATGAAGGATGGGTAGATGATAGATTTTTTAAACCGAAAGAGTTTCAATAA
- a CDS encoding nucleoside deaminase: MSEKEIKKFIDEAYKEALKAYSKDEVPVGAVIVKDGKIIGRGHNLRVSENNALLHAEIVAIQDACKNINNWRLDGATLIVTNEPCVMCTGAIMQSRISKVIFCSLNQKMGAILSNFNILDYNNITFKVEYKHMYDERCSRILKDYFQHKRGRNSEKDIVDSIYNNDGSD, from the coding sequence ATGTCAGAAAAAGAAATAAAAAAATTTATTGATGAAGCTTACAAAGAAGCCCTCAAAGCATACTCTAAAGACGAAGTCCCTGTTGGTGCAGTAATTGTTAAAGATGGAAAAATCATAGGTAGAGGACATAACCTCAGAGTATCAGAAAATAATGCATTATTACATGCAGAAATTGTAGCCATTCAGGATGCCTGTAAAAATATCAATAACTGGCGTTTAGATGGGGCAACTTTAATTGTAACAAATGAACCCTGTGTTATGTGCACAGGGGCTATAATGCAATCACGTATCAGTAAGGTTATTTTTTGTTCACTTAATCAAAAGATGGGTGCAATCTTGAGTAACTTTAATATCTTAGATTATAATAATATAACATTTAAGGTCGAATATAAACATATGTATGATGAAAGATGTTCCCGAATACTAAAAGATTATTTCCAACATAAACGGGGGAGAAACAGTGAAAAAGATATTGTTGATTCTATTTATAATAACGATGGGTCTGATTGA
- a CDS encoding transcriptional repressor has translation MAKLNIPKGYRKTRQREAILNVLEKAEYPITAEHIFMGLKNQGIDVSLSTVYRNLEMLTKEGLVVKSYMMNEDKARFALPDKKNYLVCEKCGKIVIIDNCPFDKFKEELIEVHGFDITGHSIEVYGICPECQKKK, from the coding sequence ATGGCTAAATTAAATATTCCCAAAGGCTATAGGAAAACAAGGCAAAGGGAAGCAATACTTAATGTTCTGGAAAAGGCTGAGTACCCTATAACAGCAGAACATATTTTTATGGGGCTGAAAAATCAAGGTATAGATGTAAGCCTTTCCACTGTATACAGAAATCTGGAAATGCTGACTAAAGAAGGCCTTGTTGTTAAATCCTATATGATGAATGAGGATAAAGCCCGTTTTGCACTGCCAGATAAAAAGAATTATCTTGTTTGCGAAAAATGCGGCAAGATTGTAATAATTGATAACTGCCCATTCGACAAATTCAAAGAGGAACTTATTGAAGTTCATGGTTTTGATATAACGGGTCATTCCATAGAAGTCTATGGAATCTGTCCAGAATGTCAGAAAAAGAAATAA
- the metE gene encoding 5-methyltetrahydropteroyltriglutamate--homocysteine S-methyltransferase has protein sequence MAVQTTVFGYPKIGANRELKKAIESYWKGEITKEEMLKKAEEVDIERMKKVIDANLDYIPSNDFSLYDFVLDISTMINAIPQRFQNIEDSLDRYFAMARGTKDAIACEMTKWFDTNYHYIVPELTGGFKLIKNRPLTSYKWAKEKFGIETKPVLVGAFTYLMLSKVYEKQEGSFLMKMIKADESKKFKPLLLELASVYNQILKELQEEGVKTVQFDEPALVLDLDDEKIDALIEAYKVITDGIDNIEIFVHTYYESLDHFERITNELPVAGIGLDFVVNNENLENLKKYGFPKDKKLQAGVISGRDPWKTDYKEVLALINEIKNYVDEDRIVLSNAAPLFHLPVSLKPEKGHLDDRLIGLLSFADERLEEIKTLKEIINEGKEVPTQTLQALRDEFKNEEVRKKVEGIDQQEIKRPHNFKERYKKQIELLGLPRFPTTTIGSFPQTKEVRQMRAKFRRGEISAEEYENFIKEQIKKAVEIQEELGLDVFVHGEFERTDMVEFFGEKMDGFAFTKNGWVQSYGTRCVRPPIIYGDVSRSEPMTVKEIVYAQSLTDKPMKGMLTGPVTILNWSFYRKDIPKKEIAYQIALALRDEVLDLEKEGIKVIQIDEPAFREGLPLKKRKQEEYLKWAVKAFRLTNNTVQETTQIHTHMCYSEFNEIIEWIYTMDADVISIEASRSKGEIIEAFERFNYDHGIGVGVYDIHSPRIPPVEEMLEIAERTVQVIDKNLIWINPDCGLKTRQWEEVIPALKNMVRVAKILREKYGSEYNW, from the coding sequence ATGGCTGTTCAAACTACTGTATTTGGCTATCCAAAAATTGGAGCTAATAGAGAACTTAAAAAAGCAATTGAAAGTTACTGGAAAGGAGAAATCACGAAAGAAGAAATGCTTAAAAAAGCAGAAGAAGTTGATATTGAAAGAATGAAAAAAGTAATAGATGCAAATTTAGACTATATTCCATCTAACGATTTTTCACTTTATGATTTTGTTTTAGATATTTCAACAATGATTAATGCAATTCCACAAAGATTTCAAAATATAGAAGACAGCCTTGATAGATACTTTGCAATGGCAAGGGGAACAAAAGATGCTATTGCCTGTGAAATGACAAAATGGTTTGATACAAACTACCACTATATTGTCCCAGAGCTTACAGGTGGATTTAAACTTATTAAAAATAGACCTTTAACTTCTTATAAGTGGGCGAAAGAAAAATTTGGAATTGAAACAAAACCTGTTTTAGTTGGAGCATTTACATACTTAATGCTTTCTAAAGTTTACGAAAAACAGGAAGGTTCCTTTTTAATGAAAATGATAAAAGCAGATGAAAGTAAAAAATTTAAACCATTACTACTTGAATTAGCTTCTGTTTATAACCAAATCCTTAAAGAACTACAGGAAGAAGGGGTAAAAACAGTTCAGTTTGATGAACCTGCACTTGTTTTGGATTTAGATGATGAAAAAATAGATGCATTAATTGAGGCTTATAAGGTAATAACTGATGGAATAGATAATATTGAAATTTTTGTCCATACATATTATGAAAGCCTTGACCACTTTGAAAGAATTACAAATGAACTTCCAGTTGCAGGTATTGGTCTTGATTTTGTTGTAAATAATGAAAACCTTGAAAATCTCAAAAAATATGGATTTCCAAAAGATAAAAAACTACAGGCTGGAGTAATTTCAGGTAGAGACCCCTGGAAAACTGATTATAAAGAAGTGTTAGCTTTAATTAATGAAATTAAAAATTATGTAGATGAAGATAGAATTGTTTTATCAAATGCAGCACCACTTTTCCACTTACCAGTATCATTAAAACCAGAAAAAGGACATTTAGATGATAGATTAATTGGCCTTTTATCATTTGCAGATGAAAGATTAGAAGAAATCAAAACATTAAAAGAAATAATAAATGAAGGAAAAGAAGTTCCAACTCAAACATTACAAGCTTTAAGAGATGAATTCAAAAATGAAGAAGTAAGAAAGAAGGTAGAAGGAATAGACCAGCAAGAAATAAAAAGACCTCATAACTTTAAAGAAAGATACAAAAAACAAATTGAATTACTAGGTCTTCCAAGATTTCCAACTACAACAATAGGAAGTTTCCCCCAAACAAAAGAAGTTCGTCAGATGAGAGCTAAATTTAGAAGAGGAGAAATTTCAGCGGAAGAATATGAAAACTTTATAAAAGAGCAAATTAAAAAGGCAGTAGAAATACAAGAGGAACTGGGACTTGACGTTTTTGTCCATGGAGAGTTTGAAAGAACAGATATGGTTGAGTTCTTCGGTGAAAAAATGGATGGTTTTGCATTTACTAAAAATGGCTGGGTTCAGTCTTACGGAACAAGATGCGTTAGACCTCCAATTATCTATGGAGATGTCTCAAGATCTGAACCTATGACTGTTAAAGAAATAGTTTATGCACAAAGCTTAACAGATAAACCAATGAAAGGAATGCTAACTGGACCTGTAACAATTTTAAACTGGTCTTTCTACAGAAAAGATATACCTAAAAAAGAAATTGCTTATCAGATTGCACTTGCATTAAGAGATGAAGTTTTAGACCTTGAAAAAGAAGGAATAAAAGTAATCCAGATAGATGAGCCTGCATTTAGAGAAGGACTTCCTCTTAAGAAAAGAAAACAGGAAGAATACCTAAAATGGGCAGTTAAGGCATTTAGATTAACAAACAACACAGTTCAGGAAACAACTCAGATACACACACATATGTGTTATTCAGAGTTTAACGAAATTATTGAGTGGATTTATACAATGGATGCAGACGTTATTTCAATTGAAGCATCAAGGTCTAAAGGAGAAATCATAGAAGCTTTTGAAAGATTTAACTACGACCATGGAATTGGAGTTGGTGTTTATGACATACACTCACCAAGAATTCCACCAGTAGAAGAAATGCTTGAAATAGCAGAAAGAACTGTTCAGGTGATAGATAAAAACCTAATCTGGATTAATCCTGACTGTGGTCTTAAAACAAGACAATGGGAAGAAGTTATCCCTGCATTAAAAAATATGGTTCGGGTGGCAAAAATCCTTAGAGAAAAATACGGCAGTGAGTATAACTGGTAA
- a CDS encoding class II SORL domain-containing protein: MDRRKFLQTAFASGALFAIDGLISNSEANETFFEGTPIFKPEIKTVHGQKHTPFIDAPKKVKAGEFFEVRVITGYYHPHPNKVEHHIEWSSLYINAFEAGQATFKATISNPDVTFKVKIDSKGKSILRAFSYCNIHGLWLSFPKEIEVV, encoded by the coding sequence ATGGACAGAAGGAAATTTTTACAGACAGCCTTTGCTTCAGGGGCTTTATTTGCAATTGATGGTTTAATTTCAAATTCTGAAGCTAATGAAACATTTTTCGAGGGAACCCCTATCTTCAAACCGGAGATTAAAACTGTTCACGGACAAAAACATACCCCGTTTATTGACGCACCAAAAAAGGTTAAAGCAGGAGAATTTTTTGAGGTTAGGGTAATTACAGGTTATTATCATCCTCACCCTAACAAAGTAGAACACCATATAGAATGGTCTTCACTGTATATTAATGCCTTTGAAGCCGGACAAGCAACATTCAAAGCAACAATCTCAAACCCTGATGTTACTTTTAAAGTAAAGATTGATTCTAAAGGAAAATCTATTTTAAGAGCGTTCTCTTACTGTAATATACACGGTTTATGGTTAAGTTTCCCTAAAGAAATAGAAGTTGTTTAA
- a CDS encoding DUF4382 domain-containing protein has protein sequence MKKTAALSAIVSGSIILFSCGGSGGNSDSSTQSVQASLILTDSPADTMDSIYVDITSVSLKHTGRNTECNLFTADPQNNPLRNVNLLELKDILYVVNTKNCPEGNYNRLRIEFKDNIEVYANSQSYNCKVKEFNSGSNKQPNKPHCDNNGNCFVEINGVINLLAKKSDVVVDFDLASSDVNIDPQTGNCEITFKMSPVVMEDHKFKELAGSKNIMFEGKITNLDTSSKRFILHTQDQDITVDYSAALNSQTGLEDLLTLANNMDSKYELKVICSSSDPEICLAEKIILEIENVTVSNLDTTNKTFQISINGSQTITVDYSNAKIKGELLEGANVEIKLIGFDGSNYIAKVIKVKD, from the coding sequence ATGAAAAAAACAGCTGCTTTGTCTGCTATAGTATCAGGAAGTATAATCTTATTTTCCTGCGGAGGAAGCGGAGGAAACTCAGACTCTTCAACCCAATCGGTTCAAGCGTCATTGATATTAACAGACAGCCCTGCCGATACTATGGATTCAATTTATGTAGACATCACATCTGTATCTTTAAAACATACAGGTAGAAATACAGAATGCAATTTATTTACCGCTGACCCTCAAAATAACCCTCTAAGAAATGTTAATCTACTTGAGCTTAAAGATATTTTGTATGTCGTAAATACAAAAAACTGTCCCGAAGGTAATTACAATAGACTGAGAATTGAATTTAAGGATAATATTGAAGTTTATGCAAATAGTCAAAGTTATAACTGCAAAGTTAAAGAATTTAATTCAGGAAGTAATAAACAACCCAATAAACCCCACTGTGATAATAACGGCAACTGTTTTGTTGAGATAAACGGAGTAATTAATCTTCTTGCCAAAAAATCTGATGTTGTAGTTGATTTTGACCTTGCAAGCTCAGATGTAAATATAGACCCCCAGACCGGAAACTGTGAAATAACTTTTAAAATGTCTCCAGTGGTTATGGAAGACCATAAATTCAAAGAGCTGGCAGGAAGCAAAAATATAATGTTTGAAGGAAAAATTACTAATCTGGACACTTCTTCAAAAAGATTTATCCTTCATACTCAAGACCAAGATATTACCGTTGATTACTCTGCCGCCTTAAATTCCCAAACAGGATTAGAAGATTTACTCACTCTTGCAAATAATATGGACTCTAAATATGAATTAAAAGTAATTTGTAGTAGCTCAGACCCAGAAATATGTCTTGCAGAAAAAATAATCCTTGAGATAGAAAATGTAACAGTATCCAATCTTGATACAACGAATAAAACATTTCAGATATCTATAAACGGTTCCCAGACAATAACAGTTGACTACTCAAATGCAAAAATTAAAGGAGAATTGTTAGAAGGAGCAAATGTAGAAATAAAACTTATTGGATTTGATGGAAGTAATTACATTGCAAAAGTAATAAAAGTTAAAGATTAA
- the acs gene encoding acetate--CoA ligase — protein MAEHKDEVLLKINKVYQPPQRVLEKAYISREKFDEMYKRSIEDPESFWAELAEKELHWFKKWDKVFEWNFPEYKWFVGGKLNITYNCLDRHVIDGRRNKLAYIWVDEDGNEKKVTYGELLELVNKIANGLKSLGVKKGDRVVIYMPLVIEQLATMLACARIGAIHSVVYAGFSANALKMRIEDAQAKVVVTSTWTKRRGKKINLKSVVDEAVDGLEFVENIIVLQREGDQFELEEKEIDFYELIKDKSAECEPEIMDAEDPLFILYTSGSTGKPKGVLHTIGGYNLYTHVTTKYVFDIHEDDIFWCTADPGWITGHSYMVYGPLSVGATSVVAEGAPDYPDPGRWWSIVEKYRVNIFYTAPTAVRLFMKYGEEWPAKYDLSSLRILGSVGEPINPEAWIWYYENIGRGQCSIVDTWWQTETGGHMITTVPAYPQKPGKAGKPFWGIEADVVDKNANPVEPNTVGFLVIKKPWPSALRTCWGEPERFNKYWTEIDNVYFSGDTATKDEDGYIMILGRADDVINVSGHRIGTAEVESALVSHPAVAEAAVIGKPHEVKGESIKAFVILKQGEQPSDNLVKDLKMHVRHELGALAVPDEIEFVDKLPKTRSGKIMRRVLKAKELGLPLGDISTLED, from the coding sequence ATGGCAGAACACAAGGACGAAGTTCTTTTAAAGATTAATAAAGTTTATCAACCACCGCAAAGGGTTCTTGAGAAGGCCTATATAAGCAGGGAAAAATTTGATGAGATGTATAAGCGTTCCATTGAAGACCCTGAAAGTTTCTGGGCTGAGCTGGCAGAGAAAGAGCTTCACTGGTTCAAAAAATGGGACAAAGTTTTTGAATGGAATTTTCCGGAGTATAAATGGTTTGTTGGAGGCAAACTTAATATCACCTATAACTGTCTTGATAGACACGTTATAGACGGTAGAAGAAATAAACTTGCTTATATCTGGGTTGATGAAGATGGAAATGAGAAAAAGGTCACCTATGGTGAGCTTTTAGAACTGGTTAACAAAATAGCAAATGGTCTTAAATCCCTTGGAGTTAAAAAAGGTGACAGGGTTGTTATCTATATGCCTCTTGTAATTGAACAGCTTGCAACAATGCTGGCCTGTGCAAGAATAGGGGCTATACATTCTGTTGTTTATGCAGGTTTTAGTGCAAATGCCCTGAAAATGAGAATTGAAGATGCACAGGCAAAGGTCGTAGTTACTTCAACATGGACAAAAAGAAGAGGCAAAAAAATAAACCTTAAATCTGTGGTTGATGAAGCTGTTGATGGACTTGAATTTGTTGAAAACATAATTGTGCTCCAAAGAGAAGGAGACCAGTTTGAGCTGGAAGAAAAAGAGATAGACTTTTATGAACTCATAAAAGATAAATCTGCTGAATGTGAGCCAGAAATAATGGATGCAGAAGACCCATTGTTTATCCTATACACATCAGGCTCAACAGGAAAACCAAAAGGAGTTTTACACACAATAGGTGGATACAACCTTTATACCCATGTAACAACAAAATATGTATTTGATATCCATGAAGATGATATTTTCTGGTGCACAGCCGACCCAGGATGGATCACCGGGCATAGCTATATGGTTTATGGACCTCTTTCTGTAGGTGCAACATCTGTTGTAGCAGAAGGAGCACCTGATTACCCAGACCCGGGAAGATGGTGGTCTATAGTTGAAAAATACAGGGTAAATATATTCTATACTGCACCAACAGCAGTAAGATTATTTATGAAATACGGAGAAGAATGGCCTGCAAAATATGATTTATCTTCTCTCAGAATTCTTGGTTCTGTCGGAGAGCCTATAAACCCTGAGGCATGGATATGGTATTACGAAAATATTGGAAGAGGTCAATGTTCAATTGTTGATACATGGTGGCAAACAGAAACAGGAGGTCACATGATAACAACAGTTCCTGCATATCCTCAAAAACCTGGAAAAGCAGGAAAACCATTCTGGGGAATTGAAGCAGATGTAGTTGATAAAAATGCAAATCCTGTTGAACCAAACACAGTAGGATTTTTAGTTATTAAAAAACCATGGCCATCGGCATTAAGAACATGCTGGGGAGAACCTGAAAGATTTAACAAATACTGGACAGAAATTGATAATGTTTACTTCTCAGGAGATACTGCAACAAAAGATGAAGATGGATACATAATGATTTTAGGAAGGGCTGATGATGTTATAAATGTATCTGGACACAGAATAGGAACAGCAGAAGTTGAAAGTGCCCTTGTTTCCCATCCGGCAGTGGCGGAAGCAGCAGTAATTGGAAAACCCCACGAAGTAAAAGGGGAAAGCATCAAAGCATTTGTAATCCTCAAACAAGGAGAACAGCCTTCAGACAATCTGGTAAAAGACCTTAAAATGCATGTCCGACATGAACTTGGAGCCCTTGCTGTTCCTGACGAAATAGAATTCGTTGATAAACTACCAAAAACAAGGTCTGGAAAAATAATGAGAAGGGTTTTAAAAGCAAAAGAGTTAGGATTACCACTTGGAGATATATCAACATTAGAAGATTAG
- a CDS encoding APC family permease yields the protein MKKNNQKLGLWETVSIAVGTMIGAGIFSILGVGAQICHNNLYIAFAIAALVSLSVAYSYAKLGAVYVSNAGPIEFILRGIGDNAVTGTLSILMWFSYVISISLFAKAFAGYFLALFHLPLTPLLIGIIEVLVVAFFTALNFFGSKAVGKAEFWIVLIKLSILLSFVVLGIWSIKPEFLKPLFSSKDIINTFSAAAVLFLTYMGFGLITNASENIENPKETVPKAIYLSILIVAFVYISVAVTALGNLGVEGLIKAKEYALAEAAKPFLGEIGFTLVAIGALFSTSSAINATLYGGANVAYVLAKKGHLPEIFERKVWFQEPEGLYITAILSVLFALFFDLNGISSLISFVFLVIYLFVIFSHYRLLGKVEGKKVWVIFNFIVIFSVFLVLVMYQWKTQKDSFYTSFGVVIVSFIFENIYRSITHRQIKERNIKEPFSLGKRIFKFLKI from the coding sequence ATGAAGAAAAATAATCAGAAACTTGGTTTATGGGAAACTGTATCAATAGCCGTTGGAACTATGATAGGGGCAGGTATATTTTCTATCCTGGGTGTAGGTGCCCAGATATGCCATAATAACCTTTATATTGCCTTTGCAATAGCCGCACTGGTTTCATTATCTGTTGCATATTCTTATGCAAAGCTTGGCGCTGTTTATGTATCAAATGCAGGACCTATAGAGTTCATTCTCCGTGGAATTGGGGATAATGCTGTTACAGGAACTTTAAGTATTCTTATGTGGTTCAGTTATGTTATTTCTATATCCCTTTTTGCTAAAGCTTTTGCAGGATATTTTCTGGCTCTTTTTCATTTACCGTTAACTCCCTTGCTAATAGGAATTATTGAAGTTTTAGTTGTGGCATTTTTTACTGCTTTAAACTTTTTTGGTTCAAAAGCTGTAGGAAAAGCTGAATTCTGGATTGTTTTAATAAAACTTTCCATATTACTATCTTTTGTGGTTCTGGGAATATGGAGTATAAAGCCGGAATTTTTAAAACCTTTATTTAGCTCAAAGGATATAATAAATACCTTCTCAGCTGCTGCAGTTTTATTTTTAACCTATATGGGATTTGGGCTTATAACAAATGCCTCTGAGAATATAGAAAACCCAAAAGAAACTGTTCCAAAGGCTATATACCTTAGTATATTAATTGTTGCCTTTGTTTATATATCCGTTGCAGTTACTGCACTGGGTAATTTGGGAGTAGAAGGTTTAATAAAAGCTAAAGAGTATGCACTTGCCGAAGCCGCTAAGCCATTTTTAGGAGAGATAGGATTTACACTTGTTGCTATTGGTGCTTTGTTTTCCACTTCTTCTGCTATTAATGCCACTTTATATGGTGGTGCAAATGTTGCCTATGTTTTAGCTAAAAAGGGACATCTTCCTGAAATTTTTGAAAGAAAGGTCTGGTTTCAGGAACCAGAAGGGTTATATATAACTGCTATTTTAAGTGTTTTATTTGCGCTCTTTTTTGACCTTAATGGTATTTCCTCCCTGATTAGTTTTGTTTTTCTGGTTATTTATCTGTTTGTAATCTTTTCTCACTACAGACTCCTTGGTAAAGTAGAAGGGAAAAAAGTATGGGTTATTTTTAATTTTATTGTGATATTCTCTGTATTTTTAGTTCTTGTTATGTATCAATGGAAAACTCAGAAAGACAGTTTTTATACCAGCTTTGGAGTGGTGATAGTTTCATTTATTTTTGAAAATATTTACAGAAGCATAACCCATAGGCAGATTAAAGAGAGAAATATTAAAGAACCGTTTAGTTTAGGAAAAAGGATTTTTAAATTTTTAAAAATATAA
- the speD gene encoding adenosylmethionine decarboxylase, protein MIGFGPHLMVDGYEANYETLASVEAITEFLDNLPKEIGMTKIMPPYVFKYDGGDKPEDWGVSGFVIIAESHISIHTFPEKQYFSIDIFSCKEFDMDKAVEIIKEYFGTDKLEIRTTNRGTEFPRDIGIAASITGAQRSRLV, encoded by the coding sequence TTGATAGGATTCGGACCTCATTTAATGGTTGATGGCTATGAGGCCAATTATGAGACACTTGCAAGTGTTGAAGCAATTACAGAATTTTTAGACAATCTTCCTAAAGAAATAGGAATGACGAAGATAATGCCACCTTACGTATTTAAATACGATGGAGGAGATAAACCTGAAGATTGGGGAGTTTCCGGATTCGTAATTATTGCAGAAAGCCATATTAGTATCCATACTTTCCCTGAAAAGCAATACTTCTCCATTGATATTTTCTCATGTAAAGAGTTTGATATGGATAAAGCTGTTGAAATAATAAAAGAATACTTTGGAACAGATAAACTGGAAATCAGAACAACCAATAGAGGAACAGAGTTCCCAAGGGATATTGGAATTGCAGCTTCTATCACAGGTGCACAAAGAAGCAGATTAGTATAA
- a CDS encoding L-threonylcarbamoyladenylate synthase, whose translation MSKVLKDFSEAIKAIKSGKIVIVPTDTLYGILANALDKNAVERVYKLKGRDTSKPFIILIPSVDYLSLFGIKPTFEEKKLLDSRGITVIIDLPEEVLDKFEYLHRGQKSLAFRIPDNDEFIQFLKTLKLPVIAPSANPERKKPASDIQEAIRYFGNKVNLYIDKGKLEGKPSTIVKVKDGLKILREGSKDIEEIKKNLKGH comes from the coding sequence ATGAGTAAAGTATTAAAGGATTTCTCTGAAGCCATTAAAGCTATTAAATCCGGTAAGATTGTTATAGTCCCTACAGATACTTTATATGGTATTCTTGCAAATGCACTGGATAAAAATGCTGTTGAAAGGGTATATAAACTAAAAGGTAGGGATACAAGCAAGCCATTTATTATTTTGATACCATCAGTGGATTATCTAAGTTTATTTGGAATAAAACCAACATTTGAAGAAAAAAAATTACTGGATAGTAGAGGAATAACCGTTATTATAGACTTACCTGAAGAAGTTTTGGATAAATTTGAGTATTTACACAGGGGACAAAAAAGTCTGGCATTTAGAATTCCTGATAATGATGAATTTATTCAATTTCTCAAAACTTTAAAACTACCTGTTATAGCTCCAAGCGCAAATCCAGAAAGAAAAAAACCCGCTTCAGATATTCAGGAAGCTATAAGATATTTTGGAAATAAAGTTAATTTATATATAGACAAGGGAAAATTAGAAGGTAAACCCTCAACAATTGTAAAAGTAAAAGATGGGTTAAAGATATTAAGAGAAGGTTCAAAAGATATTGAAGAAATAAAAAAAAATTTAAAGGGGCATTAA